In Synergistales bacterium, a single window of DNA contains:
- the rsmI gene encoding 16S rRNA (cytidine(1402)-2'-O)-methyltransferase: MPLTVVPTPIGNMEDITLRALRVLKEADVIACEDTRRTAKLLRFHGISTPLCSCHEHNERRRTIQLVERLHRDELVALVSDAGMPVLSDPGGYLLQAARDEGIPVDVLPGPDAVIPALVLSGFPTAPFLFFGFPPEKSGQFRRALQGIAEVPGTVVFYLSPHKAERHLADIRRVLGDRRAAVVREISKIHQAVHRGPLSELEETAAGGRLKGELVLVVDGCGESRQSKGDWRALAAALHDRGLSDRDIAAVVAEQCGAARNSVKDFLLGQSE; the protein is encoded by the coding sequence CTGCCTCTGACCGTCGTTCCCACACCTATCGGCAACATGGAAGACATCACGCTTCGGGCTCTGCGCGTCCTGAAGGAAGCCGACGTCATCGCCTGCGAGGACACCAGGCGGACAGCCAAGCTGCTGCGCTTCCACGGGATCTCCACGCCGCTGTGTTCCTGCCACGAACACAACGAGCGGCGGCGGACAATCCAGCTGGTGGAACGCCTCCACAGAGACGAGCTGGTGGCGCTGGTCTCCGATGCCGGGATGCCCGTCCTCTCCGATCCGGGGGGCTATCTGCTCCAGGCGGCGCGGGACGAAGGGATTCCGGTGGATGTGCTTCCCGGACCCGATGCGGTGATCCCCGCCCTGGTGCTCTCGGGGTTTCCCACCGCTCCCTTTCTCTTCTTCGGGTTCCCGCCGGAAAAGAGCGGCCAGTTCCGCCGGGCGTTGCAGGGGATCGCCGAGGTTCCCGGCACGGTGGTCTTCTATCTCTCGCCCCACAAGGCGGAGCGCCATCTTGCCGACATCCGCCGGGTCCTGGGGGATCGCCGGGCCGCCGTGGTCAGGGAGATCTCCAAGATCCACCAGGCGGTGCACCGGGGCCCCCTTTCGGAGCTGGAGGAGACCGCAGCCGGAGGCCGGCTGAAAGGAGAGCTCGTCCTGGTGGTGGATGGCTGCGGGGAGAGCCGGCAGAGCAAAGGCGACTGGCGGGCGCTGGCCGCCGCCCTGCATGACCGGGGCCTCTCGGACCGCGATATCGCCGCCGTGGTTGCCGAACAGTGCGGGGCGGCCAGAAACAGCGTCAAAGACTTTCTACTGGGGCAGTCGGAATAG
- the metG gene encoding methionine--tRNA ligase has protein sequence MSEKAFYVTTPIYYVNDVPHIGHAYTTIAADVLARYHRLRGDRVLFVTGTDEHGQKIQRTAEQQGITAQQLADRTVTNFRELWKTLGISNDDFIRTTENRHEEVVRHIFRQLSAQGDIYKGTYEGWYCVPCESYVPEAQIAEDRTCPDCGRPLEWMTEESYFFRSSRYARPLLEYYEEHPGAIRPRGRYNEIVSFLRQGLKDQSVSRTTLDWGIPVPDDEKHVVYVWFDALINYLSACGYPRDEEKVRTFWPAVTHLVGKDITRFHCIIWPSMLLALGLEPPSLVFAHGWWTVEGRKMSKSLGNVVDPFEMVELYGRDAFRYFLLREVTFGLDGDFSEEALVQRINADLANDLGNLLNRSLQMLEKFCDGTLPAPGPCNDLDRELQALAGDTVAAVDEAMQRCGFDEALRSIWTLVRRGNKYIDETMPWKLGREQERERLATVLNSLCQVLRTTAILIAPFLPDTAKSMWEQLGLPGTPDETGLADSPWGGMPEGTRVHKGGVLFPRIDMKEWSERKLERDMKKGKPVDPGDHEETIAIDDFARVELRVAVITAAEPVKGADKLFRITADLGYEERTIVSGIREHFTAEELIGKKIVVVCNLKPAKLRGVTSNGMLCAAETPDGKGLSLLTVDSDITLGSRVH, from the coding sequence ATGAGTGAGAAGGCATTCTACGTCACCACGCCGATCTATTATGTCAACGATGTGCCGCATATCGGGCACGCCTACACCACCATCGCCGCCGACGTGCTGGCCCGCTACCACCGTCTGCGGGGCGACAGGGTGCTCTTTGTCACCGGTACCGACGAGCACGGGCAGAAGATCCAGCGGACCGCCGAACAGCAGGGCATCACGGCCCAGCAGCTCGCCGACCGGACGGTCACCAACTTCCGGGAGCTCTGGAAGACTCTGGGTATCAGCAACGACGACTTCATCCGCACCACCGAGAACCGCCACGAAGAGGTGGTGCGGCACATCTTCAGGCAGCTCTCGGCCCAGGGCGACATCTACAAAGGCACCTACGAGGGCTGGTACTGCGTACCCTGCGAGTCCTACGTGCCGGAGGCGCAGATCGCCGAAGACCGCACCTGCCCCGACTGCGGCCGGCCGCTGGAGTGGATGACCGAGGAGAGCTACTTCTTCAGAAGCTCCAGGTACGCCCGGCCGCTGCTGGAGTACTACGAGGAGCACCCCGGGGCCATCCGTCCCAGGGGGCGCTACAACGAGATCGTCTCCTTCCTCCGTCAGGGTCTGAAGGACCAGTCCGTCTCCCGGACCACCCTGGACTGGGGCATCCCCGTCCCCGACGACGAGAAGCATGTGGTCTACGTCTGGTTCGACGCACTGATCAACTACCTCAGCGCCTGCGGGTACCCCCGGGACGAGGAGAAGGTGCGTACCTTCTGGCCCGCCGTCACCCACCTGGTGGGCAAGGACATCACGCGCTTCCACTGTATCATCTGGCCCTCCATGCTGCTCGCCCTCGGCCTGGAGCCGCCCAGCCTCGTCTTCGCCCACGGCTGGTGGACCGTAGAGGGACGGAAGATGTCCAAATCGCTGGGGAACGTGGTGGATCCCTTCGAGATGGTAGAGCTCTACGGCCGGGACGCCTTCCGCTACTTCCTCCTCAGGGAGGTGACCTTCGGCCTGGACGGCGACTTCTCCGAGGAGGCCCTGGTGCAGCGGATCAACGCGGATCTTGCCAACGACCTGGGCAACCTGCTCAATCGGTCGCTCCAGATGCTGGAGAAGTTCTGCGACGGCACACTCCCCGCACCCGGGCCGTGCAACGATCTGGACAGGGAGCTGCAGGCCCTGGCCGGCGATACCGTCGCCGCCGTTGACGAGGCGATGCAGCGCTGCGGCTTCGACGAAGCGCTGCGTTCCATCTGGACGCTGGTCCGCCGGGGCAACAAGTATATCGACGAGACCATGCCCTGGAAGCTTGGCAGAGAACAGGAGCGGGAGCGGCTGGCGACGGTGCTCAACAGCCTCTGTCAGGTCCTCCGTACGACAGCGATCCTCATCGCCCCCTTCCTCCCCGATACCGCGAAGAGCATGTGGGAGCAGCTCGGCCTCCCGGGCACCCCTGACGAAACGGGGCTCGCCGATTCGCCCTGGGGCGGCATGCCGGAAGGCACCAGGGTGCACAAAGGAGGCGTGCTCTTCCCGCGGATCGACATGAAGGAGTGGAGCGAGCGCAAACTGGAACGGGACATGAAAAAGGGCAAACCCGTGGACCCCGGCGACCACGAGGAGACCATCGCCATCGACGATTTCGCCCGGGTGGAACTCCGGGTTGCCGTGATCACCGCCGCCGAGCCGGTGAAAGGGGCCGACAAGCTCTTCAGGATCACCGCCGACCTGGGCTACGAGGAGCGGACCATCGTCTCGGGCATCCGGGAGCACTTCACCGCCGAGGAGCTGATCGGCAAAAAGATTGTGGTGGTCTG